The Phycisphaerae bacterium genome includes a window with the following:
- a CDS encoding DUF1254 domain-containing protein, giving the protein MVDNYRIQYAYFQDHGNPEFKAPWNQIHNMARVYTPEDKAIQTPNSDTPYSMVGMDLRAEPLVLTVPVVEKRRYFSVQLIDAYTFNFDYIGSRTTGNDGGSFLVAGPRWKGERPNGIKQVFRSETEFVLAAYRTQLLNPDDIENVKKVQAGYKVEPLSAFLKQPAPAAPPKIDFVKPLTPAEQKTSLKFFDILNFVLRFCPTDPSEKDLMARFAGIGVGAGKKLDPAQLTPELKQAITEGMAGAWKELENFEKTELATGKVTSGDIFGTRQYLKNKYLYRFAAAVMGIYGNSKQEAMYPIYQVDAAGQKLDGSKHRYTLRFAPNGLPPVNAFWSLTMYRLPESLLYANPINRYLINSPMLPNLKRDADGGLTLYIQHESPGAEKESNWLPAPNGPFVAFLRLYWPKKEALNGTWEQPPMQPVN; this is encoded by the coding sequence ATGGTGGACAACTACCGTATCCAATACGCCTATTTCCAGGATCACGGCAACCCCGAGTTCAAGGCTCCCTGGAACCAGATTCACAACATGGCCCGGGTCTACACGCCAGAAGACAAGGCTATTCAGACGCCCAACTCGGACACGCCCTATTCCATGGTAGGGATGGACCTACGGGCCGAGCCCCTGGTGCTCACGGTACCGGTGGTCGAAAAGAGGCGCTATTTCTCGGTCCAGCTCATTGACGCCTACACGTTCAACTTCGACTACATCGGCAGCCGGACGACCGGCAATGATGGCGGCAGCTTCCTCGTCGCTGGCCCTCGCTGGAAAGGCGAGCGTCCTAATGGCATCAAGCAAGTGTTCCGTTCCGAGACCGAATTCGTCCTCGCGGCCTACCGCACACAACTTCTCAATCCGGATGACATTGAGAACGTCAAGAAGGTGCAGGCGGGCTACAAGGTCGAGCCGCTTTCCGCTTTCCTGAAGCAGCCCGCCCCGGCAGCACCGCCGAAAATCGATTTTGTCAAACCGCTGACTCCGGCAGAGCAGAAGACTTCGCTGAAGTTCTTCGACATTCTGAATTTCGTTCTCCGGTTCTGCCCCACCGATCCGTCGGAGAAAGATCTGATGGCACGGTTCGCCGGGATCGGCGTGGGCGCTGGAAAGAAGCTTGATCCCGCTCAGCTCACGCCCGAGTTGAAACAGGCGATCACGGAGGGCATGGCAGGTGCCTGGAAAGAGCTGGAGAACTTCGAGAAAACCGAACTTGCCACCGGCAAGGTGACCAGCGGCGATATCTTCGGCACGCGGCAATACCTGAAGAACAAATACCTGTATCGGTTTGCGGCGGCGGTGATGGGCATCTACGGCAACTCGAAGCAGGAAGCGATGTATCCGATCTACCAGGTGGACGCCGCCGGGCAGAAGCTCGATGGGTCAAAACACCGCTACACGCTGCGCTTCGCACCGAACGGGTTGCCCCCGGTTAACGCTTTCTGGTCACTGACCATGTACCGGCTGCCGGAGAGCCTGCTGTATGCCAACCCGATCAACCGCTATCTCATCAACTCACCGATGCTGCCCAACCTCAAACGTGACGCCGACGGCGGGCTGACCCTCTACATCCAGCACGAGTCCCCGGGGGCGGAGAAGGAGTCGAATTGGCTACCCGCTCCGAACGGACCATTCGTGGCGTTTCTGCGCCTCTACTGGCCGAAGAAAGAAGCTCTGAACGGCACCTGGGAGCAGCCCCCGATGCAGCCCGTGAACTGA
- a CDS encoding glycosyltransferase family 39 protein, whose translation MDGRNSSEACELTTAGSAGAPKRITRTCFVVVLLIAAAFRLWNLGANEFGNLYYAATVRSMATSWHNFFYASFDPAGFLSVDKPPVAFWLQVLSVKILGYTGFALHLPQALEGILSVIVVYLLTRRVAGESGGLLASLVMAITPASVAIDRSNLPDSCLLLVLLLAAAALLRATETGRWRWLLLSTALVGLAFNVKLTAAYLVLPTFYLVYWLGSPVVRSVRLAQSGAAAVVLFAVSLSWATIVDLTPARSRPYVGDTRNNSVLGLAFHLQGMQRVTGEAKERPGPPPSSGVPGSFGESFTGHGGHPGPFRLANRDLAGHITWLLPFAVVGLVVISRTSRFTLPLSCLHQSVLLWSEWFATYALTFSFSNSPIHPYYLTLLAAPTAALVGIGATVLWKAYVKAEFRSLALPVALAVTAFWQAWVLAYHADWMRWLLPLVLLGTGIAVIGLLVARTRGQDSVACRLQIVSASLGVASLLICPAAWSATPVIAAGGRMVPVADPILLARRDNPRGADDDWRDAQTLVEFLRTNRKDERFFLAVPDIHLASPIIIDTGASVMAYGGFSGSDPILTVQQFAGMIEAGAFRFVLLSSRPPPGGARPGQQDAIAAWVREYGREVSSDRWKPANVWGNNLGPPPSPWGETSEMLRQLFRGPDCRLYDCAQAATDSRGTSKTPWK comes from the coding sequence ATGGACGGAAGGAATTCCTCCGAAGCCTGTGAACTCACGACTGCCGGATCGGCGGGCGCGCCGAAGCGAATCACACGAACATGCTTCGTCGTTGTCCTTTTGATTGCCGCGGCGTTCCGCCTGTGGAACCTCGGCGCGAACGAATTCGGCAATCTGTATTACGCCGCAACCGTCCGGAGCATGGCCACAAGCTGGCACAATTTCTTCTACGCCTCGTTCGACCCTGCGGGCTTCCTCTCCGTCGATAAACCCCCCGTCGCGTTCTGGCTCCAGGTGCTCAGCGTGAAGATCCTCGGTTACACGGGCTTCGCGCTTCATCTCCCGCAGGCTCTCGAAGGCATTTTGTCGGTGATTGTCGTGTACCTTCTCACTCGCCGCGTAGCTGGTGAGTCGGGCGGCCTGCTGGCCAGCCTTGTCATGGCCATCACCCCAGCGAGCGTTGCGATTGACCGCAGCAACCTTCCCGATAGTTGCCTGCTGCTCGTCTTATTGCTGGCGGCAGCGGCGCTCTTGCGTGCAACGGAAACCGGGCGGTGGAGATGGCTGCTGCTCAGTACCGCACTCGTAGGCTTGGCCTTCAACGTCAAGCTGACTGCCGCATACCTCGTGCTTCCGACTTTCTACCTGGTCTATTGGCTCGGGTCGCCGGTGGTTCGAAGCGTGCGGCTCGCGCAGTCGGGGGCAGCCGCCGTGGTGTTGTTCGCGGTATCGTTGTCCTGGGCAACCATTGTTGATCTGACGCCCGCCCGCTCGCGCCCCTACGTGGGCGATACGCGGAACAACTCGGTTCTGGGCCTGGCATTCCACCTTCAGGGTATGCAGCGGGTCACGGGCGAGGCCAAGGAACGGCCCGGTCCACCTCCTTCCAGCGGCGTACCCGGATCCTTCGGAGAGTCGTTTACCGGTCATGGCGGACACCCCGGTCCCTTTCGGCTCGCGAACCGTGACCTGGCAGGACACATTACCTGGCTGCTTCCATTTGCGGTCGTGGGGCTCGTCGTAATCTCACGCACGTCCCGATTCACCCTGCCCTTGTCATGTCTGCACCAGAGCGTACTACTCTGGAGCGAATGGTTCGCGACTTATGCGCTGACGTTCAGCTTCTCGAATAGCCCCATCCATCCGTACTACCTGACTTTGTTGGCTGCACCGACAGCGGCCCTTGTAGGGATTGGCGCGACCGTGCTCTGGAAGGCTTACGTAAAGGCCGAGTTCCGATCACTTGCGCTACCCGTGGCGCTCGCGGTAACGGCATTCTGGCAGGCATGGGTGCTTGCGTACCATGCAGACTGGATGCGCTGGCTGTTGCCACTCGTGCTCTTGGGAACCGGCATTGCCGTGATCGGCCTATTGGTGGCGCGGACGCGGGGGCAAGACTCCGTCGCCTGCCGCCTTCAAATCGTCAGCGCATCGCTTGGCGTGGCGAGCCTCCTGATCTGCCCAGCCGCTTGGTCAGCGACACCCGTTATCGCAGCGGGTGGTCGCATGGTGCCCGTCGCCGACCCCATTCTTCTTGCCCGCCGTGACAACCCGCGCGGCGCGGATGATGACTGGCGTGACGCTCAGACGCTGGTCGAGTTCCTTCGCACCAATCGCAAGGACGAGAGATTCTTCCTGGCCGTCCCTGACATCCATCTCGCCTCGCCTATTATCATCGATACTGGCGCAAGCGTGATGGCCTATGGGGGGTTCTCAGGGAGCGATCCGATCCTGACCGTCCAGCAGTTTGCCGGGATGATCGAGGCTGGGGCATTTCGGTTCGTGCTGCTGAGCAGCCGACCGCCTCCTGGCGGAGCGCGCCCGGGCCAACAGGATGCCATTGCAGCCTGGGTGCGCGAGTACGGGAGGGAAGTCTCATCTGATCGCTGGAAACCAGCCAACGTATGGGGAAACAACCTCGGGCCACCCCCATCTCCCTGGGGCGAAACGTCCGAGATGCTCCGCCAACTTTTTCGTGGCCCGGATTGTCGGCTCTACGATTGTGCCCAGGCGGCCACAGATTCTAGGGGCACCTCCAAGACACCTTGGAAATGA
- a CDS encoding cysteine hydrolase — protein MSKALLVIDLQSDYFPGGKFPLWNADVVLERIEHAIERAKAQGIPVIIIQHVANSAAGIAPFFNQGTTGAEVHPRILAAAPQAPIVVKEYADSFVNTTLEETLAKLGTTELLVCGMMTQNCVTHAAISRSAEKYKVSILADCCTTVNEMLHNIALHAVSTRLPLVPSNDAL, from the coding sequence GTGAGCAAGGCACTCCTGGTCATCGATCTCCAGAGTGATTACTTCCCTGGGGGCAAGTTCCCCCTGTGGAACGCCGACGTTGTACTTGAACGCATCGAGCACGCCATTGAGCGGGCAAAGGCTCAAGGCATTCCTGTCATCATCATCCAGCACGTCGCCAACAGCGCCGCAGGAATCGCGCCCTTCTTCAATCAGGGCACGACGGGCGCTGAGGTCCATCCACGCATCCTTGCGGCTGCTCCGCAAGCTCCCATCGTCGTGAAGGAGTATGCCGACAGCTTCGTAAACACCACGCTTGAGGAAACGCTGGCCAAGCTCGGTACGACGGAGTTGCTCGTCTGCGGCATGATGACGCAGAACTGCGTAACCCACGCCGCGATATCGAGGTCGGCGGAGAAGTACAAGGTGTCGATACTCGCGGACTGCTGCACGACGGTGAACGAGATGCTGCACAACATTGCGCTGCACGCCGTATCGACACGCCTACCGCTCGTACCATCGAACGACGCGCTGTAA
- a CDS encoding tryptophan-rich sensory protein yields the protein MDWMTWYNGLAKPSWTPSPPTIGLIWQILYPIIIVTFGFVFVQAFRGKLAWVIALPFAINLVANLIFTPIQFGMRNLTLASVDILIVWSTIIWSVVAVWPHYRWVALAQVPYFVWVSTATVLQLSITWMNRGG from the coding sequence ATGGACTGGATGACGTGGTACAACGGGCTGGCCAAACCGAGTTGGACGCCATCGCCGCCCACCATCGGCCTGATCTGGCAGATCCTCTACCCGATTATCATCGTCACCTTCGGATTCGTTTTCGTGCAGGCGTTTCGTGGAAAGCTCGCCTGGGTCATTGCCTTGCCCTTCGCCATCAACCTCGTCGCTAACCTGATCTTCACGCCCATTCAGTTTGGAATGCGTAACCTGACGTTGGCATCTGTGGACATCCTGATCGTCTGGAGCACGATCATTTGGTCGGTGGTGGCCGTGTGGCCGCATTATCGATGGGTCGCCTTGGCTCAGGTGCCGTACTTCGTCTGGGTTTCCACCGCCACCGTGTTACAATTGTCGATCACCTGGATGAATCGAGGCGGGTGA
- a CDS encoding four helix bundle protein, which translates to MAFMFENLVVYQKAVDFADNVAGLTQGFPRGFYFLADQLNRAAFPIATNLAEGNGRFTKADRRHFFTISRGSVQECVPLLELARRRALISPQDAEALRGRLEEISRMLSGLINGLENRGI; encoded by the coding sequence ATGGCCTTCATGTTCGAGAACCTCGTTGTCTACCAGAAAGCCGTTGACTTCGCCGACAACGTGGCCGGGCTTACTCAGGGGTTCCCGCGAGGATTCTACTTTCTTGCAGACCAGTTGAATCGCGCAGCGTTCCCTATCGCGACCAATCTGGCAGAGGGGAACGGCCGGTTCACAAAGGCCGACCGCAGACATTTCTTCACCATCTCGCGTGGCTCAGTGCAGGAGTGCGTGCCGCTCCTGGAATTGGCTCGCAGGCGTGCCCTTATCAGCCCACAGGACGCAGAGGCTCTCAGGGGCCGTCTTGAGGAAATCTCTCGCATGCTCTCCGGCCTCATCAACGGGCTGGAAAACCGCGGGATCTGA